One genomic region from Clostridium saccharobutylicum DSM 13864 encodes:
- a CDS encoding mannose/fructose/sorbose PTS transporter subunit IIA codes for MVGIILASHGEFAKGILQSGSMIFGEQENVKAVTLMPSEGPDDVRAKMKDAIASFDNQDEVLFLVDLWGGTPFNQANTLFEEHKDKWAIVAGMNLPMLIEAYGARLSMESAHEIAAYILNSGKEGVKVKPEELEPADDSKATAASAGQSNAGAPGSFEYVLARIDSRLLHGQVATAWTKTVNPTRIIVVSDAVAKDELRKKLITQAAPPGVKAHVVPVDHMIKLAKDDQHFGKERALLLFENPEDVLRAVEGGIPLKTINVGSMAHSTGKVQPNKVLAFNQQDIDTFNKLKQAGLNFDVRKVPNDSKGNMDEILKRAQDELNKLK; via the coding sequence ATGGTAGGAATTATTCTTGCTAGTCACGGAGAATTTGCTAAAGGCATCTTGCAATCTGGTTCTATGATTTTCGGAGAACAAGAAAACGTAAAGGCTGTTACGTTGATGCCTAGTGAAGGACCTGATGATGTTAGAGCAAAAATGAAAGACGCAATTGCATCGTTTGACAACCAAGATGAGGTTTTATTCTTAGTTGATCTTTGGGGTGGTACACCATTCAACCAAGCAAATACTTTATTTGAAGAACACAAAGATAAATGGGCAATCGTAGCTGGTATGAATTTACCAATGTTGATTGAAGCTTATGGTGCACGTCTTTCAATGGAATCCGCACATGAAATTGCGGCTTATATTTTAAATTCAGGTAAAGAAGGAGTTAAAGTTAAGCCGGAAGAATTGGAACCAGCAGATGATAGTAAAGCTACAGCAGCTTCAGCAGGGCAATCTAATGCAGGTGCACCTGGATCATTTGAATACGTTTTAGCTCGTATTGATTCTCGTTTACTTCATGGACAAGTAGCAACTGCTTGGACAAAAACTGTAAATCCTACACGAATTATTGTCGTGTCAGATGCAGTTGCTAAAGATGAACTTCGTAAGAAGTTGATCACACAGGCTGCTCCTCCAGGGGTTAAAGCTCATGTTGTTCCAGTTGATCATATGATTAAACTTGCAAAAGATGATCAACATTTTGGTAAAGAACGTGCATTGCTTCTTTTTGAAAATCCAGAAGATGTACTTAGAGCAGTAGAAGGTGGAATACCATTAAAGACAATCAATGTTGGTTCAATGGCTCACTCTACAGGTAAGGTTCAACCAAACAAAGTTCTTGCTTTCAATCAACAAGATATTGATACATTCAATAAGCTTAAACAAGCTGGACTTAATTTTGATGTTCGTAAAGTACCAAACGATTCAAAAGGAAATATGGACGAAATACTTAAAAGAGCACAAGATGAATTAAATAAATTAAAATAA
- the nagB gene encoding glucosamine-6-phosphate deaminase, translating to MKLLAVKDYEEMCLVASKIFKDIIAEKADAVLGLATGSTPIGLYKKLIEKNRNKEIDFCNIKTVNLDEYVGLGGENSQSYRYFMNENLFNHINIDKANTFVPNGLAENPEKEAKSYDKKIEELGGIDIQILGIGNNGHIAFNEPDDFLISETHVTNLAKSTIEANSRFFKSINEVPTKAITMGIGSIMKAKKILLLVKGEDKIRVVKELLNGNITTKNPATMLKLHEDVTIIIDETMKNKIEE from the coding sequence GTGAAGTTACTAGCAGTTAAAGATTATGAGGAAATGTGTTTAGTTGCATCTAAAATATTCAAAGATATAATTGCTGAAAAAGCAGATGCTGTTTTAGGACTTGCAACAGGAAGTACACCAATTGGATTGTACAAGAAACTTATAGAAAAGAATAGAAATAAGGAAATAGATTTTTGTAACATAAAGACAGTAAATTTAGATGAATACGTTGGACTTGGAGGAGAAAATTCTCAAAGTTATAGATATTTTATGAATGAGAATTTATTTAATCATATAAACATAGATAAAGCCAATACATTTGTTCCAAATGGTTTAGCAGAAAACCCTGAAAAAGAAGCTAAAAGCTATGATAAAAAAATAGAGGAGCTAGGTGGAATTGATATACAAATTCTCGGAATTGGAAATAATGGACATATTGCATTTAATGAACCAGATGATTTTTTGATATCAGAAACTCATGTAACTAATTTAGCAAAAAGTACTATTGAAGCGAATTCAAGATTTTTTAAATCAATAAATGAAGTACCTACTAAGGCTATAACTATGGGTATTGGATCAATAATGAAGGCAAAAAAAATACTATTGTTGGTAAAGGGTGAAGATAAGATAAGAGTTGTAAAAGAATTATTAAATGGAAATATTACAACAAAGAATCCAGCAACAATGTTAAAATTGCATGAAGATGTAACTATAATAATAGATGAAACAATGAAAAATAAAATAGAAGAATAA